A genomic window from Megalobrama amblycephala isolate DHTTF-2021 linkage group LG2, ASM1881202v1, whole genome shotgun sequence includes:
- the tlr8b gene encoding toll-like receptor 8b: MIFVFMLICTTHSSQGLIWDWRKLPCDITLSNSSVVLDCSERSLKKIPKNLIWNTTELDFANNEIHYFPKDAFWNLTTVRRINLRKNQIEKCLEKDQGVFSRLANLETLLLDDNKISAIPRDLPPGLQQLSLNSNRIKKIGPSDFERTRKLKVLTLNKNCYHNVSIELIIHNETFQHLQLTELELSKNGIKKIPSALPRSLNKLSLLLNRIERVHASDLSNLTNLTVLDLSGNCPFCFTAPFPCTTCRTKNNALQIHPDAFSELSQLQDLRLSGNSLKTIQLSWFRNLTKLKYLYLSFNSLISEFQSGQFFSVLPQVEVVDFSYNNPSQTFYQRMNLSKGFGSLKSLQTLHMEGYIFHNLCEEDLRPLFGLRNLSVLNLGVNFLQHINLSVFRNFHNLSLLSLIDNRLTLSDPLWRKECRNDILADEDDGDSREDPYIHTNEEFRNYPPFTKAECLATGPVLDLSRNNIYHIKKTYFTGVENTTCLNLSSNFIASYFNGTEFVHFPKLKYLDLSHNRVYMRSDSALKELKELEVLDLSHNKHYFEVAGVRNTLTFLENLQFLKVLNLSWNEINTLTNKTLQSNSLKELQFQGNRLDIMWKKGRGFKGIFKSLSNLTHLDISYNKLAEIPDDIFFYFPCTLKYLCMSKNKLADFEWKQLKYLPQLETLDLSMNKLSKVTKNLSKHTKSLRVIDLSYNLIVKLHHNFLKDVESLMILNLAFNCLNHISDASFQISNDHSLHILNLQSNSIHCTCDLLDFILWLEKSDTVLPYLATDILCDLPESKRGYPMVNLDFKNACINNSIGQILYVLTSSIIIVMMSTTIAIHVFYWDISYIYNFWTAKMKSYYLKMTDCTYDAFVMYDTKDPMAEEWVLNHLRFELEDRGKRVRPLCLAERDWTPGTPIMDNLNQSIHRSRKTIFVLTEGFVHSGIFKMAAFLVQQRLLEEGVDVMVLVMLEPVLRQSRILNLRRCLCGHSVLEWPRNPAAEGWFWQSLRNAVRFESQGGQSKMFTNYFSGR; this comes from the coding sequence ATGATATTTGTGTTCATGTTGATATGTACCACTCACTCGTCTCAAGGCCTCATCTGGGATTGGAGAAAGCTCCCATGTGATATAACACTTTCCAACAGCTCTGTTGTCTTGGACTGCTCAGAAAGATCTTTGAAAAAAATCCCGAAAAACCTGATTTGGAATACAACTGAACTAGACTTTGCAAACAATGAAATACATTACTTCCCAAAGGATGCCTTCTGGAATCTGACTACCGTTAGACGGATAAACCTCAGAAAGAATCAGATTGAAAAATGCCTTGAAAaagaccaaggggttttctcaAGATTGGCTAACCTGGAGACTTTGCTACTTGATGATAATAAGATTTCAGCAATTCCTCGAGACCTTCCTCCTGGATTGCAACAGCTGAGCCTCAATTCCAACCGTATCAAGAAAATTGGACCATCAGACTTTGAAAGAACAAGGAAACTCAAAGTTTTGACATTAAATAAGAACTGCTATCATAATGTCAGTATAGAACTGATAATTCACAATgaaacatttcaacatttacagctAACTGAGCTAGAACTGTCCAAAAATGGAATAAAGAAAATACCATCGGCTTTACCGAGATCCCTCAACAAACTCTCACTTCTTCTAAATAGGATTGAGCGAGTTCATGCCTCTGACCTGAGCAACCTAACAAACCTGACAGTTCTTGATTTGTCTGGAAACTGCCCTTTTTGCTTTACCGCTCCTTTCCCATGCACTACCTGTCGGACAAAGAATAACGCTCTACAGATTCATCCGGATGCTTTCAGTGAACTATCCCAACTGCAAGACCTACGACTGTCTGGaaattctttaaaaacaatCCAATTGTCATGGTTCCGGAATCTTACCAAGTTAAAGTATTTGTATCTTTCCTTCAACTCATTGATAAGTGAATTTCAAAGCGGACAATTCTTCAGTGTGTTGCCCCAAGTGGAAGTTGTAGATTTCTCATATAATAATCCATCTCAAACATTTTACCAAAGAATGAATCTGTCAAAAGGCTTTGGTAGTTTGAAATCATTGCAAACACTTCACATGGAAGGCTACATTTTCCACAATCTTTGTGAGGAAGATCTCCGACCTCTCTTCGGTTTGAGAAACCTATCCGTTCTAAACTTGGGAGTCAACTTTCTCCAACATATCAATCTATCGGTGTTCAGAAACTTTCACAACCTGTCTTTGCTTTCATTGATTGACAACAGGCTAACACTCTCAGATCCTCTTTGGAGAAAAGAGTGTAGAAATGACATCCTTGCTGATGAGGACGATGGAGACAGCCGCGAAGACCCCTACATTCACACAAATGAAGAGTTCCGCAATTACCCACCGTTTACCAAAGCCGAGTGTCTGGCAACAGGACCAGTTTTGGACCTCAGTAGGAACAACATTTACCACATCAAAAAAACTTACTTCACAGGAGTAGAGAATACCACATGCCTCAATCTTTCCTCCAACTTCATTGCTTCATATTTCAATGGTACAGAGTTTGTTCACTTTCCCAAGCTGAAGTACCTTGACTTGTCTCACAACAGAGTCTACATGCGTTCAGATTCAGCACTGAAAGAACTGAAAGAATTAGAAGTTTTGGATTTAAGTCACAACAAACATTACTTTGAGGTGGCGGGTGTCAGGAACACTCTGACATTCCTGGAAAACCTCCAGTTCCTAAAAGTGCTGAATCTCAGTTGGAATGAGATAAATACGCTGACCAATAAGACTCTGCAGAGCAACTCACTGAAGGAGCTACAGTTTCAAGGCAATCGACTGGATATAATGTGGAAGAAGGGCCGTGGATTCAAAGGTATTTTTAAGTCTCTCTCAAACTTAACACACCTTGATATATCATATAACAAGCTTGCTGAAATACCAGACGATATTTTCTTCTATTTTCCATGTACGCTAAAATATCTTTGCATGAGCAAGAACAAACTTGCTGATTTTGAGTGGAAACAGCTCAAATATTTACCCCAGTTGGAGACTCTGGATCTAAGTATGAACAAATTGAGTAAAGTCACTAAAAACCTATCAAAACATACAAAATCATTGAGGGTCATAGACTTGAGCTATAATCTGATTGTCAAATTGCATCACAACTTTCTCAAAGATGTCGAAAGCCTGATGATCCTTAATCTCGCTTTCAACTGTTTAAATCATATCAGTGACGCATCCTTCCAGATAAGTAACGATCATTCCCTACACATACTGAACCTGCAGAGCAACTCTATCCATTGCACCTGTGACCTTCTGGACTTCATTCTCTGGTTAGAGAAAAGTGACACAGTCCTTCCTTATCTAGCAACAGACATCTTATGCGATCTTCCGGAATCCAAAAGAGGATATCCAATGGTCAATCTGGACTTTAAAAATGCCTGCATCAACAATAGTATCGGTCAAATCCTGTATGTACTCACCTCATCCATCATTATTGTCATGATGTCTACAACTATCGCAATACATGTGTTCTACTGGGACATATCGTACATTTATAATTTCTGGACAGCCAAAATGAAAAGTTATTACTTGAAGATGACTGACTGCACTTATGATGCCTTTGTTATGTACGACACCAAGGATCCGATGGCAGAAGAGTGGGTACTGAACCACTTGCGTTTTGAGTTGGAAGATAGAGGAAAACGAGTTCGTCCGCTATGTTTGGCGGAAAGAGATTGGACTCCTGGTACTCCCATCATGGATAACCTGAACCAGAGCATACACCGGAGTAGAAAGACAATATTTGTGTTGACAGAGGGATTTGTTCACAGTGGGATTTTCAAGATGGCGGCTTTCCTAGTGCAACAAAGGCTTCTGGAAGAGGGCGTGGACGTGATGGTGCTGGTAATGTTGGAACCGGTTCTTCGGCAGTCAAGAATCTTAAACTTGCGACGCTGCCTGTGTGGACACAGTGTGCTGGAGTGGCCCAGAAACCCGGCAGCAGAAGGCTGGTTCTGGCAGAGTTTGAGAAACGCAGTTAGGTTTGAGAGTCAAGGTGGTCAAAGCAAAATGTTTACAAATTACTTCAGCGGACGATGA